Part of the Paludisphaera borealis genome, CCGGCTCACGCTGACCACGCCCGGCGGAAACCTGGTCGTGATGGAGCGTCGGCCGCAACCCAACCGGCTGGCCGCCGACAAGTTCACGGAGTACCTGAAAGAAGAAGGTCTTGATGCGATCATCGACCAGCGCAAGCAGCTCGGCGAGTCGGAGGCCGACGGCCGCGAACTTTACGGCCGCTGTCTCAAGGCCTTGATCCAGGTCGGCGATCGACATGACGACGCGTACGGACGCGTGGCTGGGCACGTCCTGGAGATCCTCCCCGAGGTCGATCCCACGTTGCGACGCCTCGGCGAACCGCTTCCCGTTCGCGTTCTCTTTGAAGGTCGTCCGCTTGCGAAAGCTCAGATCACGTCGCACGTCCAGGACGCGGGCGAGGTCCACAATCAGACCGTGACCACGGACGCGGAAGGCCGGGCGACGTTTCGAATCGACCGAAAGGGACTCTGGCTGATCCGTATGGTCCACATGCGGCGCGCGCCGAAGCTTGACGCCGCCGATTGGGAGAGCTTCTGGGCCGCGTATACGTTCGGACTCTGACCTCTCGTCCGTCGCCGCAGCCTTGCGACCGCGCCTTCGCCAGCGCCTTCATTCCCGCCCGGCTTGCTCGTATAGTGCAAGGCGATGGTCGTGCCGCCGGCCGCGATCGGGCCGGCGCGCTTACTTATTGATGCGTTCGAGTGGAAGGAAAGGGTTGGGAATGCTCCGCGATTCGCAATTGCATGGTTGGCGTGGACCGATTCGAGGGTTGGTCGTCGCCCTGGCCGCGACCGCAACGGTCGGTTCGGCCCGCGCCGACGTCAAGCTGCCGGCGATCTTCAGCGATCACATGGTCCTCCAGCGCGACCAGAAAGACCGCGTCTGGGGATGGGCCGAGCCCGGCGAGGACGTCACCGTCCGGATTCTTGATCAATCCAAGACCGCCAAGGCGGGCGCCGACGGCAAGTGGCAGGTCGTTCTCGACCCGATCCCCACCGGCGGCC contains:
- a CDS encoding DUF4198 domain-containing protein; this encodes MLKKSVAMGWLALVVASTTTFGHDYWLAPNATSTVIGGVIDVRLYRGEPLDVGDERPLEVDPTERFRLLARGLDLDLLKSAEEGRTPVARLTLTTPGGNLVVMERRPQPNRLAADKFTEYLKEEGLDAIIDQRKQLGESEADGRELYGRCLKALIQVGDRHDDAYGRVAGHVLEILPEVDPTLRRLGEPLPVRVLFEGRPLAKAQITSHVQDAGEVHNQTVTTDAEGRATFRIDRKGLWLIRMVHMRRAPKLDAADWESFWAAYTFGL